DNA sequence from the Caulobacter segnis genome:
GCGCAACCTGGCGAAGTCGGTGACGGTGGAGTGATCCACCCTCTCACCAAACAATCGGTGTCATCCCGGCCGCAGCGAAGCGGAGAGCCGGGACGACAAGTGTCTCTATGCGGGTGAATTGAGCCGCGAGTGCTTGCGCGAATACCCGAAATACACTGCGCACGCCCCCGCCACCCAGACCGCGAACAGCAGCCAGGTGTCCAGCGGCAGCCCTACGATCAGGTAGCCACAGAACGCCACGCTGAGCGCCGGCACGACCGGATAGAGCGGGACCCGATAGCCGCGCGGCAGGTCGGGTTGGCTTCGGCGCAGGATGATCACGCCCAGCGAGACGATGGCGAAGGCGATCAGCGTGCCCATGCTGGTCAGGTTGACCAGCACGTCCAGCGGCACGAAGGCCGCCAGCACGCCGATGAAGGCCGCGACGATATAGGTGTTGAGGTCGGGGCTGCGGGTCTTGGGATCCAGGCGCTGGAACAGCTTGGGCAGCAGGCCGTCGCGGCTCATGGCGTAGAGGATCCGCGTCTGGCCGTACATGACCACCAGGGTGATCGAGAAGATCGAGACGATCGCCCCGATGCACAGGATCAGCGACGTCCAGGCCTGGCCGGTCAGGTTGCGCAGGATCACCGCCAGCCCCGCCTCCTGGCCCTTGAAGGCAGTCCAGGGCTGGGCCCCGACGGCGGCGAGGGCGACCAGGATGTAGATGGCCGTGACGATCAGCAGCGAGAGCACGATGCCCAGCGGCAGGGTGCGGCGCGGGTCCTTGACCTCTTCCCCCGCCGTCGAGACCGCGTCGATGCCGATGTACGAGAAGAAGATCGACGAGGCCGCCGCCCCCACGCCCGCCACGCCCATCGGCATGAAGGGCTTGAGGTTGCCGGCGTGGAAGCCGCTGAAGGCTATGACCACGAAGAACAGCAGGACCAGCAGCTTCAGCACCACCAGCACGGCGTTGACCGTGGTCGACTCCTTCACCCCGCGCAGCAGCAGGATCATGCAGGCCCCGACCAGCACCACGGCCGGCAGGTTGAACACGCCGCCGGCGCCGGGGGCCTTGGCGATGGCGTCGGGCATCTTCCAGCCGACCAGGTCGACCAGCATCTCGTTCAGGTACTGGCCCCAGCCCACGGCGATGGCCGAGGCCGAGACGGCGTATTCCAGCAGCAGGCACGCCCCCACGATGAAGGCGACGAACTCACCCAGGGTGGCGTAGGCGTAGGAATAGGACGAGCCTGACACCGGGATGGTCGAGGCCAGCTCGGCGTAGCACAGGGCCGTCAGGGCCGCCGTGATCCCGGCCAGCACGAACGAGACGATCACCGCCGGGCCAGCGGCCGGCACGGCGGTGGTCAGGGCCACGAAGATGCCGGTGCCGATCGTCGCGCCCACGCCCAGCATGGTCAGCTGGAAGAGACCGATCGTGCGGGGCAGGTGCTCGGGCGGATGCTCGCCTTCCACCTGGGCGACGGGCTTGCGGCGCAGGAGGTCGGCCGCGCGGAACGGGGCCATGGCGGCTCCTTCGCGAAAGATCAGGCGGCGCCTATGGACGCCGCCGACCGCTCCGTCAACCGGCCGCCTTCAGCAGGTAGTCGCGCGTCAGTGGAACCGCGTCGCGCTTCTTGGCCAGCTGGATCTGGAAGACCATGTGGCCGCCATGGCGGAAGCCCAGCTCGGCCCCGGCCAGGTAGAATTCCCACATCCGCCGGAAGCGGCCGTCGAACATGGTCGGAATGTCCGGATCGGCCATGAACCGCTCGCGCCAGATGCGGCAGGTCTCGGCATAGTGCAGCCGCAGGATCTCGACGTCGGTGATCCACAGGCCGGCCTGCTCGATCGCCGTGACGATCTCCGACAGGCCCGGGATGTAGCCGCCGGGGAAAATGTACTTCTGGGTGAAGGCGTTGGTCGCGCCCGGTCCGTGCATCTTGCCGATCGAGTGGACCAGGGCCACGCCGTCCTCGTCCAGCAGCCGGGCGATGGTCTCGAAATAGGTCCGGAAGTTCGGCGCGCCGACATGCTCCAGCATGCCGACCGAGACGATGCGGTCGAAGGTCTCGTTCAGGTCGCGATAGTCGGTCAGGCGGAAGTCGGTCCTGTCGGCCAGGCCCGCCTTGGCGGCGCGTTCCTTGGCCAGGGCCAGCTGCTCGGTCGACAGGGTGACCCCGGTCATCCGGGCCCCGAAGTCCTTGGCCAGGGTCATGGAGAGGCCGCCCCAGCCCGAGCCGATGTCCAGGGTCTTCATGCCTGGCTGGATCAGCAGCTTGCGGCCGATCAGGGCCTTCTTGGCTTTCTGGGCCTCTTCCAGCGTCATGTCCGGACGCTCGAAATAGGCGCAAGAGTACTGCATGTCCTCATCGAGGAACCGGCGGTAGAGGTCGTTGGACAGGTCGTAGTGGTGGGCGACGTTGCGGCGCGAGGCCACGCGGCCGTTAACCTGCTGGATGCGCCGCTTCAGCGCCTTGCGGAAGCGGGTCAGGGCCGAGCCGCGCTTGGGCTTGCGCCCGCCGCTCTCGCCGACGATCGCCAGCAGCTGGGGCAGGGTCCCCTGCTCGAAGACGATGTCCTCGTCCATATAGGCCTCGCCCAGGCCCAGGCTGGGATTGGCCAGGCGGCGAAGGCCCCGGCTGTTGACCCGGATCACCACGGGCGGTCCCGTGCCGTCTCCGGCCTTGACGACGCGACCTCCGGGCAGATGCGCCGTGAGGTCGCCGGTCTTGATCATTTTGCTGAGCAGGGCTTCGATCATCCGACCAACTTAAGCGCAAGTTCGGCCGCGACAACCTGTCGCACACGGAGAGTTTTTCGATGTCGATCGACGGCCTCGTCGTCAGCCGCGCCCGCGCCGAGGAGGCGCCGATCATCGGCAACCTGATGCAGTTCTACATCCACGACTTCTCGGCGCTGTGGTTCGACCGCGCCGAAGCCGAGCTGGAAGCCGACGGGCGCTTCTCGGACTATCCGGGGCTGGAGACCTATTGGAGCGATCCGTCGCGCCAGCCGTGGCTGTTCCGGATCGACGGACGGCCCGTGGGCTTCGCCCTTGTCAACGATGTCGCCCACGCCCCGACCCCGGTCGACCGGGCGGTGGCCGAGTTCTTCGTCGTCCGCAAGCACCGCCGGCGCGGCGTGGGCCTCGCCGCCGCCCACGCCCTGTTCGGCTCGACCTGGGGCGTCTGGGAGGCCGCCGTGGTCCGCCGCAACGCCGGAGCGCTCGCGTTCTGGCGCCAGGCCGCCGAGAGCTATCCGGGCGTTCGCGACTTGGTCGAGGAGGACCGCCGCGACGCCCAGTGGGACGGGGCGGTGCTGCGGTTCCGGGTCGGCTAGAGCTTCCTCAGTTCCTCGCAGGCGGTCGGTTCGGCCGTCCAGCTGATGCTGGCGATCTTCCAGGCGCCGTCCTGTTTCGCGAGGGTGAAGACGTCGATCCCGCAGTGCAGGGTCTTGCCGTCGCGGCTGATCTCGTAGGGCGCGGTGACCGTGGCCAGGCCGCCGCGGCGGATGATGACCGGCGACCACATCCACTCCTTGAGGCCGGGATCCACGCGCTTGCCATAGCTGTCCTCGAAGGCGATGCGCCGGACCGTCACGCTTCCGTCGGGCTGGGCGCGGACCCCCATGAACTGGGCGCCGGGCAGGACGGCGGCGCGCATCGCCTCGGTGTCGGCGGCGGCCATGCCGTCGAAGAAGGCCTGGGCCGCGGCCAGCACGGCCTTGTCCTCGGGGTCGGCCGCCGGCGGCGGGGCGGGGACCTGGCCGGCGAGGGCGGCGGCGATCAGCAGGGGCAGCATGGCGGTCTCCGGGTCATCAGCTCAGCATGCCGTGGGTGATGCCGGCCTGGCCGCCCCAGTAGAGGAACCAGACGGCCCACGCGGTCAGGCGCGGCGAGCCAAGCAGCTTGGCGTTCTTGAAGAGGTCGAACGAGAGGATGGCGTCCGAGGCCATGAAGGCCAGGGCTCCAGCGGTGGTCGGCCAGGCGCGAGCCGGCAGCAGCAGGCTGGTGACGACCATGCCGACGATGGCCAGGACGTAGACGACGACGGGGATCCGCAGCTTGCCCAGCGATCCCCACAGCGCTCGCAGCATCAGGCCGGCGGCCGCGCCGACGGCGGCGGCGACCGGCCAGAACCACGCCGGCGGCGCGCCCTCGCGCTCCAGGAACAGCGGGATGTAGACCAGGTGCCCGACCAGGAAGGCGGCCAGGCCGAACGGCAGCCACCGCTTGGGGTCCTGGGCCAGGAAGGCGTCGCCCAGGGCGCAGAAGGTCAGGGCGATGGCCAGCAGCGCCGAGCCGCCGTCCAGATAGGCCAGCACGACCAGGGCGGCGACCGCGCAGGTCTTGACGCCCGTCCGGAGGACGGACACCGGCGACTCAACAAAGAGCAGGCCATAGGCGAGGGCGCTGCCGGCCGCGATCGCCCAGAGCAGCGCCTCAGGCGTCATCGATCCTAGGCCTCGTCGGAGAGGCGTCGCAGGAAGGCCTGGGCGGCCTCCTTGTGGCGCGGCTTGACGGTCTTGCCCAGGATCGCCATCAGCGCCGCGATCACGGCCGCGTCGTCGGTGAAGCCGATCACCGGCAGGATGTCGGGCAGGGCGTCGGTCGGCAGGACGAAATAGGCCAGGGCCGCCAGCATCATGCCCTTGGCCGCCGTCGGGGTCTCGGGATCGCGGGCGCACCACCAGACCGACAGGGCGTCGGCGGCGAACGGCACCTTGGCGGCGACCTTGCGGATCTTGGGCAGGAAGCCCTCGCGCACCCGCTCCTCGTTGACCTGCACGGTGACCGGAGTCAGGGCCTTTTTCGGGTCCAGCACCTCGTTGACGTTGACGTCGGGGGACGGTTTGGCGTCGCGGCTCATCGGTTTACACCCTTGCTCAAAGCCGATCCTAAACGCTGAAAATGCGAACCCAAGGGGAAACGTCCATGAAACTCGACAACACCGTCGCCGCCGTCGTTACCGGGGGCGCCTCGGGCCTCGGCGAGGCCACGGCCCGCGCCCTGGCCGCCCAGGGCGTCAAGGTCGCCCTGTTCGACATGAACGAGGAGCGCGGCCAGCAGGTCGCCAAGGAGATCGGCGGGGTGTTCTGCAAGGTCAATGTGACCAGCGACGCCGACGTCGACGCCGGCTTTACGAAGGCCCGCGCGGCTCATGGCCAGGAGCGGATCCTGGTCAACTGCGCCGGCACCGGCAACGCCGCCAAGACCGCCAGCCGCGACAAGCAGACGGGCGAGACCAAGCACTTCCCGCTCGACGCCTTCGACCGCATCATCCAGATCAACCTGGTCGGCACCTTCCGCTGCATCGCCAAGTCGGCCAAGGGCATGCTGGACCTGGAGCCGCTGGAAGACGGCGAGCGTGGCGCAATCGTCAACACCGCCAGCGTCGCCGCCGAGGACGGCCAGATGGGCCAGGCAGCCTATTCGGCGTCCAAGGGCGGCGTGGTCGGCATGACCCTGCCGATCGCTCGCGACCTGATGGGCGAGGGCATCCGCGTCAACACCATCCTGCCGGGCATCTTCAACACCCCGCTGATGAACGGCGCGCCGGAAGCCGTGAAGGCCGGCCTGGCCGCCTCGGTGCCGTTCCCCAAGCGCCTGGGCAATCCGGAAGAGTATGCCCAACTGGCGATCACCATGATCACCTGCGGCTACTTCAACGGCGAGGACGTACGCCTGGACGGCGGCATCCGCATGGCCCCGCGCTAACCGCGGGGGAAGGCGGCAAAAGGAAAGGGGCCCCGGTCGGGGCCCCTTTTTTGTCGTCTCTACTTCGCCACCGGCCGCTGGATCGTGCTGGCCAGGTTGCTCATGATCTCGCGGGCGTCGTAGGCGCGCGGGTCGCCTTCCGGCTTCTTGCCCTTGTGCATCACGATCTCGGCGCCGGCCTCGAACTTCTCGATCGTGCGGATCTGGGCGCGGTCGGCGAAGAAGGGGTCACCCCAGAACGGGTCCCAGGTGCGCCAGCCATAGCCGCCGCCGAAATAGCGCCAGGACGGGCGCCAGTAGCCATAGGGATAGCCGTAGCCGAAGCCCGGACGGGCGAACGGATCGGGCTCGACATAAGAACGGGCGGTGCGGTCGGTGCGGTGGTCGGCGGTCTCGAACCAGTCGTAGCCCTGCTGCACGGTCAGCTCAGCCGACCGGTAGAGCAGGTAGCGCTCGACGGTCTCGCGCGAGGTCAGGCTGTTGCCGGCGAAGCTGATCCGATAGCGGTCGCCTTCCAGCTTCTGCTCGGAGAACCCGCCAGTGACGGAGCCCGAGGTGACCTTCGGCTGGTAAGGGGTCGGTGTCGCGCAGGCCGATAAGGTCGCGGCGAGCGCCAATGTCGCGGCGATGGCGACCTTCTTCATGGACATGACTTGCTCCTTCAAGCGGAGTCCTCGGTGTTTGGAGTCAACTCTGGCGAGGCTTTGTGGTTTCGCCAAGGCGCAGTTTGCAACGACGCTGCAATCAATCATCTTCGCGACACGATCAATACGGCGGCCGTGATCAGAAGGACGCCGACCAGGATCGCGAAGCCGCGCCGAAAACCCGGCTCGTTCATGCGGGTCGAAAGCGTCGCCCCGCCCAGGCCGTAGCTGGACATGCTGATCAGGTCCATGCCGATGGTGGCGCAGGCGAACATCACCAGCTGCGGGGCCAGCGGCCGCTCGACGTCCAGGAACGGGGGCAGCACGGCCGAGAAGAACAGCAGGATCTTCGGATTGGCGATCTGGACCATGAAACCGTCGAAGAAGGCCGATTTCCCGGCCCGCACGGTGGCCGAGGCGTGGCTCTCGACGTTCCGGACCCCCGCCCACAGCGACTTCAGCCCCAGCCAGACCAGATAGGCCGCGCCGGCCAAGGCCAGGAGGTGGAAGGCCTTGGGGAAGGCCAGGATCAGCGCGCCCAGGCCTAGGGCCGAGCCGCTGAACCAGACCAGGGTGGCGGTGTTCATGCCGACCACGCTGATCAGGGCCGCCCCCTTGCCGCGCTCCATGCCGGTGGCGATGGCGAACAGGTTGGCTGGTCCCGGCGTAATGGCCATCACGAACATGGCGACCAGGAAGGCGCCGTAGCGGGCGGGATCGACGGGCAGGTGGTCCATGGCGCGGATATAAGCCTCCGCGCCATGCGCTCAAAGGTGAAGCTAGTTTCCGATGACGACGAGGACGTAGATCGCCCGGCCCAGGGCGCCGAGCAGCAGGGCGGCGGTGGCCAGGGCCTGGATGACGAAGCCCAGCTCGCGCTTCTTGGGATCGGCGGCGTAGCCCACGGCGTAGATGATCCGGCCGATCATCCAGACCACGCCCAGGGCGGCGGCCACCAGGTCGTTCCAGTAGACGGCGAAGAGCCACAGCGAGGGCAGGTAGATGACCAGCCACTCGACGGTGTTCGCCTGGATGCGCAGATGGCGCTCCAGCTCCGGATGGCCGGTCATGGCCGGGGCGTCGATGCCGGTCCGGTGGCGCGCGCCGCCGATCCGCGCGATCATCCAGACATAGACCAGCAGCGACACCAGGGTGACGATGGCCACGAGCGCGTGGGACTGATGCATCTTTCGTGTTCCTCCCGCGGACTTCAGCCGCTTTGCGGCGAACCCTAGCCGTATTCGCCCGGAATATGCACGCGCGGCGAAAGGCCATACGAGAAAGGCGTTCGCGGCTCTCGGAACGAGCGCCGCCTTGGGAACCGCCGGGGCGCTCGTTCGCTCCTAGGACTGAACGATCCCTTTTGCGGAGGCTTCGTAAAGCCATGCATGTGGAATCCACGGCGATCCGAGAGATCGACTACACCCCCGAACACGGCAAGCTCTTCGTCACGTTCCACGACGGTGACGAGTACGTTTATGTCGGCGTGCCCGAACGCGTCGGCATGGCGTTCTTCCGGGCCCCATCCAAGGGCCGGTTCTTCCAGCGGATGATCCGGGATCGCTATCCGTACAACCGGGTGTGATGGGCGGACCCGAAACGAAAAACGCCCCGACCGTCGGCCGGGGCGCTCTCGTTCGGCGATGCTTGGCGCCTAGCCGCGCTTGTCGCGCTTGGCCAGGACGCGCAGGCGCAGGGCGTTCAGCTTGATGAAGCCGCCGGCGTCGCGGTGATCATAGGCGACCTTGCCTTCCTCGAAGGTGACCAGGTCCTGGTCGTACAGCGAGTAGGGGCTGGTGCGGCCGATGACCGTGACATTGCCCTTGTAGAGCTTCACCCGCACCTGGCCGCTGACCTTGGTCTGGCTGTAGTCGATGGCCGCCTGCAGCATCTCGCGCTCGGGCGAGAACCAGAAGCCATTGTAGACCAGCGATGCGTACTTCGGCATCAGCTCGTCCTTCAGGTGCATGGCGCCGCGATCCAGCGTGATGCTCTCGATGCCGCGGTGGGCGGCCAGCAGGATCGTGCCGCCGGGGGTCTCGTAGACGCCGCGCGACTTCATGCCGACGAAGCGGTTCTCGACCAGGTCCAGGCGACCGATACCATTGTCGCGGCCCAGCTCGTTCAGCTTGGTCAGCAGGGCGGCGGGCGACAGCTTCACGCCGTCGATGGCGACGGGGTCGCCCTTCTCGAAGTCGATGGTGATGATGGTCGGCTTGTCGGGGGCGTCTTCCGGCGCGATCGTACGCATGTGGACGAACTCGGGGGCCTCGACCGCCGGGTCCTCCAGGACCTTACCTTCCGACGAGCTGTGCAGCAGGTTGGCGTCGACGCTGAACGGGGCCTCGCCGCGCTTGTCCTTGGTGATCTGGATCTGGTGCTTCTCGGCGAAGTCCAGCAGGGCCTCGCGGGACTTGAAGTCCCACTCGCGCCAGGGCGCGATCACGGTGATGTCGGGCTCGAGGCCGTAATAGCCCAGCTCGAAGCGGACCTGGTCGTTGCCCTTGCCGGTCGCGCCGTGGCTGACGGCGTCGGCGCCCATCTTGCGGGCGATCTCGATCTGCTTCTTGGCGATCAGCGGACGGGCGATCGAGGTGCCCAGCAGGTACTGGCCCTCATAGACGGTGTTGGCGCGGAACATCGGGAACACGTAGTCGCGGACGAACTCCTCGCGCACGTCCTCGATGAAGATGTTCTCGGGCTTGACGCCGGCGGCCAGCGCTTTGGCGCGCGCCGGTTCGATCTCTTCGCCCTGGCCCAGGTCGGCCGTGAAGGTGATGACCTCAGCGCCGTACTCGGTCTGCAGCCACTTGAGGATGATCGAGGTGTCGAGGCCGCCGGAATAGGCGAGCACGACCTTCTTCACGGACTTGTCGGCCATGAGGGAGTCCTTCCGGAGAGAAACACAAAGTCGCGCGCCTTCAACGGGATCAGGGCGCGCGGGTCAAGCGGTTTAAGCGACCGCTAGAGCTGACCCTCGTCCTGCAACGTCCTGATGACGAACCGCAGGTGGAAAAGCTGGCTCAGCGCCAGGCTGGCGGCGATGGTGGCGCGGACCAGGAAGATGATGGTCGCCCGCATCGGATCGTCGGTGAAGGTCGCCTGGGTCAGGGTGAATGACAGCAGCACGATGATCGACAGGACGGGAATGGTCAGCAGGCCCAGCGCCTTGGGCGCGCGCCAGGTCGGCCTGCCGTCGAAGCCCCACTGCATGGGGATGGCCACGCCCTTGGGGATCCGCTTCCAGGCGCCCTGGGCGGTGGTGGCGATGATGGCCAGGGCGGCGATCGACAGACCGTCGCCCAGCACGCGCAGGGTCGTTTCCATGTGTGGAGCCTAACCCCTAAACCGTCACTTGGGCGCCCAGCTCGACCACGCGGCCAGGCGGGATCTTGAAGAAGTCGGTCGGGTTGGCCGCGTTCTTCATCAGGTAGATGAACAGGCGGTCCTGCCACAGCGGCATGCCCGAATTGGCCGACGGCACGATCGAGCGTCTTCCGAGGAAGAAGCTGGTGGCCATGATGTCGAACTTCAGCCCCTGCTTGCGGCACACGGCCAGCGCCTTGGGGATGTTCGGGCTTTCCATGAAGCCGTAGTTGACGATGACCTTCTTGAAGTCGTCGTTGACCTTCTCGATCTTGACCCGGTCCTCCTCGTTGACGCGCGGCGTCTCGGTGGTGCGGACCGTCAGGATGACGTTGCGCTCGTGCAGAACCTTGTTGTGCTTGAGGTTGTGCATCAGGGCGACCGGGGTCATGTCCGGGTCGGAGGTCAGGAAGATCGCCGTGCCGGGCGCGCGGTGCGGGGCGCGGGCGCGGAGGATCTCCATCAGGTCGACCAGGGGCACGCTGTCGCGGCGGGTCTTGGCGGTCAGGATGTTGGCCCCGCGGGTCCAGGTCCACATGATCAGCACCAGCACCGCGCCGAACACCAGCGGCAGCCAGGCGCCGTCGGGGATCTTCAACATGTTCGAGGCGATGAACACCATGTCCAGCGCCGCGAGCGGAACCAGCAGCAGGGCGGTCTGGCCCAGATTCCACTTCCACACGCGGCGGATGACGACATAGGCCAGCAGGGTGTCGACGAACATCGCGCCGGTGACGGCGATGCCGTAGGCCGAGGCCAGCTTGTGCGAGCTGCGGAACGCGAACAGCAGCACCAGCACGCCGATCAGCAGGAACTGGTTCACGGCCGGCACGAAGATCTGGCCGGCCTGGGTCTCGGACGTGCGCTTGATCTCGATGCGGGGCAGGAGGCCCAGCTGCACGGCCTGCTGGGTCATCGAGAAGGCGCCGGTGATCACGGCCTGGCTGGCGATGACCGTGGCCACGGTGGCCATCAGCAGCACCGGCCAGTAGGCGAAGCCGGGCACCATCTCCCAGAACGGGTTGTGGCGGGCGGCCGGGTGGTCCAGCACCAGGGCGCCCTGGCCCAGATAGTTCAGCGCCAGGCAGGGGAACACCAGGCACAGCCACGAGGCCTGGATCGGGCGCTTCCCGAAGTGGCCCATGTCGGCGTAGAGCGCCTCGGCCCCGGTCACGACCAGGAACACGCTGCCCAGGATCACGAAGCCCAGGAACCCGTTCTCGAACAGGAAGCGGATGCCGTACCAGGGATTGAAGGCGCGGAAGATCGACAGGTCGTCGGCCAGGTGGAAGGCGCCCAGGGCGCCCAGGATCAGGAACCAGACGGCGGTGAACGGCCCGAACAGCGAGGCCATCCGGTGGGTGCCCTTGGCCTGGACGGCGAACAGCAGGATCAGGATGCCGGCCGAGATGGGCAGGATGTAGGGCGTGAAGACGTGGCCCACGCCCGGCGCGTCCTTCAGGCCCTCGACGGCCGAGAGCACCGAGATGGCCGGGGTGATGATCCCGTCGCCGTAGAACAGGGCCGCGCCCACCACGCCGAGGAAGAACACCGCGACCGAGCGCTTGCGGCCGATGCCGCCCAGGGCCTTCTGGGCCAGGGCCATCAGGGCCAGGGTGCCGCCCTCGCCCTTGTTGTCGGCGCGCATGAAGAAGATGACGTACTTGATCGTCACGAACAGCGTCATGGTCCACAGGACCAGCGAGACGACGCCCAGCACCGCGTGCTCGGTCGCCGTCGTGCTGCGCGAATGGGCCAGGGCCTCGCGCAGGGCGTACAGCGGACTGGTGCCGATATCGCCGAAGACGACGCCGATCGAGCCAAGGGCCAGGGCGAAAAAGCCATGACCCTTCGCGTCGCCGTGGCCGTGGCCATTGCCGTTGGAGGGGGCGCCCTCCTGCTGCGGAATGTCGGAAGACGCGGGCGCGCAGTCGTTGCCGGCGGCGCTTGAGGCTTCGGAAGCCATTCAATCCCTCCGGGCCGCCCTCGCAAAATGCTGTCGGCCGACCCATATCGATCAAGCGCGGCGCGATACACCCAATCCGCGACGGGTTCAATCATCCCCCGACGTCGGCCTCGTCTCTTGGAGTGGAGAAAGGCCACCGTTGCGAAGATGAAACAGTTTTCAGTTGAACGCGCGGGCGACAACCTTACGTTCCCAGGCGAGATGTCCGACAGTCAGAAATTCCCCGTAGCGGCCCATGCCCTGGCCTATCTGGCGCACAAGGAGGCGTTTTCCGCCGACCGCGCCGTGGCCAGCGCCGAGCTCGCCGCCTCGGTCCCGACCAATCCGGTCGTGGTGCGCCGGGTCACCGCCATGCTGGGCAAGGCGGGGCTGATCGGCGCGCGCGCCGGCGCCAACGGCGGCGCCTGGCTGCTCAAGCCGGCCGATTCGATCACGCTCGACGTCGTGCTGAAGGCCGTGAACGGCTGCGCCCACCTGGGCGTCGCGCCCAAGGGCGTGAAGGGCTGCCCGGTGGGCGAGAAGATCCCGGACGCCGTGCGCTCGGCCATCCACGCCGCCGACCGCGCCGCCGCCGAGCGGCTGGCTCAGATCACCGTCGCCGACCTGCTGAACGGCGCGCACGCCAGCGTCGAGGGCTGCTGAGGCCTTAGAGCCTATTCGGCCGGCGCCAGCGCCAGGCGCTGCTGACGCGAGTCGATCGCCGCCACCACCCAGATCGCGAAGCCGCCCAGGGCCAGGGCCACGCCGACCCAGCCGGTCGAGGCCCAGCCGTAGCCGGCCGCGATGGCCAGGCCGCCCAGCCAGGGGCCCAGGGCGTTGGCGGTGTTGAAGGCCGAATGGTTCAGGGCCGCGGCCAGGGTCTGGGCCTCGCCGGCCACGTCCATCAACCGGGTCTGCAGCACAGCGCCCAGGCCGCCGCCGCAGCCGATCAGGAAGACGACCGGCATCAGGGTCCACAGCTCGCCGATGGCCAGCGGGTACAGGGCCAGGGCCCCGGCGCTCCACAGCAGGATCGCGCCGATGGCCGGCATCAGGGCGCGGTCGGCCGCCCAGGCGCAGACCAGGGTGCCGACGGTCATGCCGGCGCCGAACACCGCCAGCACCACCGGCAGGG
Encoded proteins:
- a CDS encoding Rrf2 family transcriptional regulator, with the protein product MSDSQKFPVAAHALAYLAHKEAFSADRAVASAELAASVPTNPVVVRRVTAMLGKAGLIGARAGANGGAWLLKPADSITLDVVLKAVNGCAHLGVAPKGVKGCPVGEKIPDAVRSAIHAADRAAAERLAQITVADLLNGAHASVEGC
- a CDS encoding argininosuccinate synthase, which produces MADKSVKKVVLAYSGGLDTSIILKWLQTEYGAEVITFTADLGQGEEIEPARAKALAAGVKPENIFIEDVREEFVRDYVFPMFRANTVYEGQYLLGTSIARPLIAKKQIEIARKMGADAVSHGATGKGNDQVRFELGYYGLEPDITVIAPWREWDFKSREALLDFAEKHQIQITKDKRGEAPFSVDANLLHSSSEGKVLEDPAVEAPEFVHMRTIAPEDAPDKPTIITIDFEKGDPVAIDGVKLSPAALLTKLNELGRDNGIGRLDLVENRFVGMKSRGVYETPGGTILLAAHRGIESITLDRGAMHLKDELMPKYASLVYNGFWFSPEREMLQAAIDYSQTKVSGQVRVKLYKGNVTVIGRTSPYSLYDQDLVTFEEGKVAYDHRDAGGFIKLNALRLRVLAKRDKRG
- a CDS encoding potassium transporter Kup, producing MASEASSAAGNDCAPASSDIPQQEGAPSNGNGHGHGDAKGHGFFALALGSIGVVFGDIGTSPLYALREALAHSRSTTATEHAVLGVVSLVLWTMTLFVTIKYVIFFMRADNKGEGGTLALMALAQKALGGIGRKRSVAVFFLGVVGAALFYGDGIITPAISVLSAVEGLKDAPGVGHVFTPYILPISAGILILLFAVQAKGTHRMASLFGPFTAVWFLILGALGAFHLADDLSIFRAFNPWYGIRFLFENGFLGFVILGSVFLVVTGAEALYADMGHFGKRPIQASWLCLVFPCLALNYLGQGALVLDHPAARHNPFWEMVPGFAYWPVLLMATVATVIASQAVITGAFSMTQQAVQLGLLPRIEIKRTSETQAGQIFVPAVNQFLLIGVLVLLFAFRSSHKLASAYGIAVTGAMFVDTLLAYVVIRRVWKWNLGQTALLLVPLAALDMVFIASNMLKIPDGAWLPLVFGAVLVLIMWTWTRGANILTAKTRRDSVPLVDLMEILRARAPHRAPGTAIFLTSDPDMTPVALMHNLKHNKVLHERNVILTVRTTETPRVNEEDRVKIEKVNDDFKKVIVNYGFMESPNIPKALAVCRKQGLKFDIMATSFFLGRRSIVPSANSGMPLWQDRLFIYLMKNAANPTDFFKIPPGRVVELGAQVTV